One Jatrophihabitans endophyticus DNA window includes the following coding sequences:
- a CDS encoding ABC transporter permease, translating into MAEQPTGTQHANGRAGLGRATRTTDRELSKVAATHRGVHDRLAVLDPDRPHTYNAHRTLRLRVEFVRQVKRRRTQVSFGLLLVLPIIIACAFQFGGAAEAASDGAPELVGLATAGGYNFALFTEFASVGFLLVVVVALFAGDTVASEASWSSLRYLLAQPVPRARLLRQKLAVAGVMTVAANLVLPVWSFLVGGVFFGFGPAVSPLGGSFGGGGSSWRMLVAVGYIVVQLMGIAALAFFLSVCVDNPLGAVGGAVMLTVISNIIDQITALGSLRNYLLAHWDYSWVDVLSSPVRYDDMIRGTGVALVYIAVFLGLAFLRFDRKDITS; encoded by the coding sequence GTGGCTGAGCAGCCGACCGGCACCCAGCACGCCAACGGCCGCGCCGGGCTCGGCCGCGCCACCCGCACGACCGACCGGGAGCTGTCGAAGGTCGCGGCCACGCATCGCGGCGTGCACGACCGGCTCGCCGTGCTCGACCCCGACCGGCCGCACACCTACAACGCGCACCGCACGCTGCGGCTGCGGGTGGAGTTCGTGCGGCAGGTGAAGCGACGCCGGACGCAGGTGTCGTTCGGTCTGCTGCTCGTCCTGCCGATCATCATCGCCTGCGCCTTCCAGTTCGGCGGCGCGGCCGAGGCGGCATCGGACGGCGCGCCCGAGCTCGTCGGACTGGCGACGGCCGGCGGCTACAACTTCGCGCTGTTCACCGAGTTCGCGTCGGTGGGGTTCCTGCTCGTCGTCGTGGTCGCGTTGTTCGCGGGCGACACCGTGGCGAGCGAGGCCAGTTGGTCGTCGCTGCGCTACCTGCTCGCGCAGCCGGTGCCGCGGGCCCGGTTGCTGCGCCAGAAGCTCGCGGTGGCGGGCGTGATGACCGTGGCGGCGAACCTGGTGCTGCCGGTCTGGTCGTTCCTGGTCGGCGGCGTCTTCTTCGGCTTCGGGCCGGCGGTGTCCCCGCTGGGTGGGTCGTTCGGCGGCGGCGGGTCGTCCTGGCGCATGCTCGTCGCGGTCGGCTACATCGTCGTCCAGCTGATGGGCATCGCCGCGCTGGCGTTCTTCCTCAGCGTCTGCGTCGACAACCCGCTCGGCGCGGTCGGCGGCGCGGTGATGCTGACCGTCATCTCGAACATCATCGACCAGATCACCGCGCTCGGCAGCCTGCGCAACTACCTGCTGGCGCACTGGGACTACTCGTGGGTCGACGTGTTGTCCTCGCCCGTCCGCTACGACGACATGATCCGCGGCACCGGCGTGGCGCTCGTCTACATCGCGGTGTTCCTCGGCCTCGCGTTCCTGCGCTTCGACCGCAAGGACATCACGTCGTAG
- a CDS encoding CGNR zinc finger domain-containing protein, which produces MLFAHDTEVALAAAAALVNTEENGGLDSVAELADFVTSWRWSGAHRRSRSELDAVRALRPRLRTVWHADVDEAVTITNTLLRESHALPQLVAHDEWGYHLHATDPDAPLADRMAVEAAMAFVDVIRLEELDRLRVCASDDCESVLVDLSKNRSRRFCDFGCGNRANVAAYRARRSSATT; this is translated from the coding sequence ATGCTTTTCGCTCATGACACCGAGGTGGCCCTCGCCGCGGCGGCCGCGCTGGTCAACACCGAGGAGAACGGCGGTCTCGACAGCGTCGCCGAGCTGGCCGACTTCGTCACGAGCTGGCGGTGGTCCGGCGCCCACCGCCGCAGCCGGTCCGAGCTCGACGCGGTCCGCGCGCTGCGGCCGCGGCTCCGCACGGTCTGGCACGCCGACGTCGACGAGGCGGTGACGATCACCAACACCCTGCTGCGGGAGTCGCACGCACTGCCGCAGCTCGTCGCCCACGACGAGTGGGGCTACCACCTCCACGCCACCGACCCGGACGCCCCGCTCGCCGACCGCATGGCGGTCGAGGCCGCGATGGCCTTCGTCGACGTCATCCGCCTGGAGGAGCTCGACCGCCTGCGGGTGTGCGCGTCAGACGACTGCGAGTCCGTGCTCGTCGACCTGTCGAAGAACCGCTCGCGGCGCTTCTGTGACTTCGGGTGCGGCAACCGCGCCAACGTCGCGGCCTACCGCGCTCGCCGGTCGAGCGCTACGACGTGA
- a CDS encoding EamA family transporter, translating into MTVALRGRSVGLGLAVVSAATFGTSGSFADSLMASGWTPGGAVTVRIGLAALALTVPALFVLRGRWRSLRTGAADVAAYGLVALAGCQLFFFNAVEHLSVGVALLLEYSGTLFVVLWLWLRHGQRPSRLTVAGGLIAIVGLVLVLDLTGPQRVDLVGVLWGLGAAAGLATYFVVSSHSDAQLHPVAMAWAGCVLGFTALAVFALVGLIPFETRAADVDLGGARLSWLVPALGVALVATVAAYTTGIAAARRLGAKVASFVGLAEVLFAILFAWLLLDQQPSVLQLIGGLVVLAGIALVRVDERDGATGDDAALEIPLAGASSSG; encoded by the coding sequence ATGACCGTGGCGCTGCGCGGCAGATCGGTCGGGCTCGGGCTGGCGGTCGTCTCGGCCGCGACGTTCGGCACGTCGGGCTCGTTCGCCGATTCGCTCATGGCGTCGGGCTGGACGCCGGGCGGCGCGGTGACCGTCCGCATCGGACTGGCCGCGCTGGCGTTGACGGTCCCCGCACTGTTCGTGCTGCGGGGGCGCTGGCGGTCGCTGCGCACGGGCGCCGCCGACGTGGCCGCGTACGGGCTGGTCGCCCTCGCCGGCTGCCAGCTGTTCTTCTTCAACGCCGTCGAGCACCTGTCGGTCGGCGTCGCGCTGCTGCTCGAGTACTCGGGGACGCTGTTCGTCGTGCTGTGGCTCTGGCTGCGCCACGGGCAGCGGCCGTCGCGGTTGACCGTGGCGGGCGGGCTGATCGCGATCGTCGGCCTGGTGCTGGTGCTCGACCTCACCGGTCCGCAGCGCGTCGATCTCGTCGGCGTTCTCTGGGGTCTCGGCGCCGCCGCCGGCCTCGCGACGTACTTCGTCGTCTCGTCGCACAGCGACGCGCAGCTGCATCCCGTCGCCATGGCGTGGGCCGGCTGCGTCCTCGGCTTCACGGCGCTCGCGGTGTTCGCACTCGTCGGCCTGATCCCGTTCGAGACGAGGGCCGCCGACGTCGACCTCGGGGGAGCCCGGCTCAGCTGGCTCGTCCCGGCCCTCGGGGTGGCGTTGGTGGCGACCGTCGCCGCGTACACGACCGGCATCGCCGCGGCGCGCCGGCTCGGGGCCAAGGTGGCGTCGTTCGTCGGGCTGGCCGAGGTGCTCTTCGCCATCCTGTTCGCCTGGCTGCTGCTCGACCAGCAACCGTCGGTGCTGCAGCTGATCGGTGGTCTCGTGGTGCTCGCCGGGATCGCGCTGGTCCGCGTCGACGAGCGCGACGGGGCGACCGGCGACGACGCGGCACTCGAGATCCCGCTCGCCGGGGCATCATCGTCGGGGTGA
- a CDS encoding acVLRF1 family peptidyl-tRNA hydrolase yields the protein MTSPPADARRVTVAPERLERWLTGFRERHGETEETVGPDRVELVGADGDRAWLDVPFPPLVGDTVGDLVAHATRSRRVGVLLVRRGGYAAGVFDGTALISSKVGSSYVQGGTKAGGWSQQRYARRRANQAEAAFATAADGAAGVLAGAALEAVVAGGDREAVRAVLADRRLAHLDPTGPWLEVKDPRRRVLEATPEQFRAVRISLVP from the coding sequence GTGACCTCACCCCCGGCCGATGCGCGACGTGTGACCGTCGCCCCCGAGCGGCTCGAACGCTGGCTGACCGGCTTCCGCGAGCGGCACGGCGAGACCGAGGAGACGGTGGGCCCGGACCGGGTCGAGCTCGTCGGGGCCGACGGCGACCGCGCCTGGCTCGACGTACCGTTCCCGCCCCTCGTGGGTGACACCGTCGGCGATCTGGTCGCCCACGCCACGCGATCGAGGCGCGTCGGGGTCCTGCTCGTGCGACGCGGCGGGTATGCGGCGGGCGTCTTCGACGGCACGGCGCTGATCTCGTCCAAGGTGGGGTCGAGCTACGTCCAGGGCGGGACGAAGGCGGGCGGCTGGTCACAGCAGCGCTACGCGCGGCGACGGGCGAACCAGGCGGAGGCGGCCTTCGCGACCGCGGCGGACGGCGCCGCCGGGGTGCTGGCCGGCGCCGCGCTGGAGGCCGTCGTCGCCGGGGGCGACCGCGAGGCCGTCCGGGCCGTGCTCGCCGACCGCCGGCTCGCCCACCTCGACCCGACCGGCCCCTGGCTCGAGGTCAAGGATCCGCGGCGGCGGGTGCTCGAGGCGACGCCCGAACAATTCCGCGCCGTGCGGATCAGCCTCGTCCCCTGA
- a CDS encoding UDP-glucose dehydrogenase family protein codes for MSELPKLSVIGTGYLGATHAVSMVELGYEVIGLDVDQAKIDLLRAGKVPFFEPELPELLEKHVNGGRLRFTTDYAEVAEFADVHFVCVGTPQRPGELAADLTYVEAAFRSLAPHLDRRALVVGKSTVPAGTAVRMEALLQDLAPNKEVELAWNPEFLREGFAVQDTLRPDRLVLGVHSDWAEKTIRSAFEPVIKAGTPVVVTDFATAELVKVAANSFLATKISFINAMAEICETTGADVTQLAEAIGHDARIGRKFLNAGLGFGGGCLPKDIRAFIARAGELGVDQAVSFLHEVDSINQRRRARTVDLGLDLLDGSYRGAKVAALGAAFKPNSDDIRDSPALDVAAAIGRREGQVMIYDPQAIETARAKQPELNYATSLEDALDGADIVFLLTEWDEFKFMHPGVVGKLVAQRKIVDGRNVLDPVQWRQAGWQYRALGRP; via the coding sequence ATGAGCGAACTGCCCAAGCTCTCGGTCATCGGGACGGGATACCTCGGCGCGACCCATGCGGTGAGCATGGTCGAGCTCGGCTACGAGGTGATCGGCCTCGACGTCGACCAGGCGAAGATCGATCTGCTCCGCGCCGGGAAGGTGCCCTTCTTCGAGCCCGAGCTGCCCGAGCTGTTGGAGAAGCACGTCAACGGCGGGCGGTTGCGCTTCACGACCGACTACGCCGAGGTCGCCGAGTTCGCGGACGTCCACTTCGTCTGCGTCGGCACCCCGCAGCGACCGGGCGAGCTGGCCGCCGACCTGACCTATGTCGAGGCCGCGTTCCGTTCGCTGGCCCCGCACTTGGACCGCAGGGCCCTGGTGGTGGGCAAGTCGACCGTCCCCGCCGGGACCGCGGTACGCATGGAGGCCCTGCTGCAGGACCTCGCCCCGAACAAGGAGGTCGAGCTCGCCTGGAACCCGGAGTTCCTGCGCGAGGGGTTCGCGGTGCAGGACACGCTGCGTCCGGACCGGCTCGTCCTCGGCGTCCACAGCGACTGGGCCGAGAAGACCATCCGTTCGGCCTTCGAGCCGGTGATCAAGGCCGGCACGCCGGTCGTCGTCACCGACTTCGCGACCGCGGAGCTCGTCAAGGTGGCGGCCAACTCGTTCCTCGCCACCAAGATCTCGTTCATCAACGCAATGGCCGAGATCTGCGAGACCACCGGTGCCGACGTGACGCAGCTGGCCGAGGCGATCGGCCACGACGCCCGTATCGGCCGCAAGTTCCTCAACGCCGGTCTCGGCTTCGGCGGCGGCTGCCTGCCCAAGGACATCCGAGCCTTCATCGCCCGGGCCGGCGAGCTGGGCGTCGACCAGGCGGTGTCGTTCCTGCACGAGGTCGACAGCATCAACCAGCGGCGCCGGGCGCGGACCGTCGACCTCGGTCTCGACCTCCTGGACGGCTCCTACCGCGGCGCGAAGGTCGCGGCCCTGGGCGCCGCCTTCAAGCCGAACTCCGACGACATCCGCGACTCCCCCGCCCTCGACGTCGCCGCCGCCATCGGCCGCCGCGAGGGCCAGGTGATGATCTACGACCCGCAGGCCATCGAGACGGCGCGCGCGAAGCAGCCGGAGCTCAACTACGCGACCTCGCTCGAGGACGCCCTCGACGGCGCCGACATCGTCTTCCTGCTCACCGAGTGGGACGAGTTCAAGTTCATGCACCCGGGTGTGGTCGGCAAGCTCGTCGCCCAGCGCAAGATCGTCGACGGCCGCAACGTCCTCGACCCGGTGCAGTGGCGGCAGGCGGGCTGGCAGTACCGCGCGCTCGGCCGCCCCTGA
- the pgi gene encoding glucose-6-phosphate isomerase yields MARHMTTPAPLTERPAWAALRAHHAEVGGRHLRELFADDPDRGTRLTLEAAGIYLDYSKNRITDETLRLLLQLAEESGLRERIDAMFAGEKINTTEDRAVLHVALRAPSGTRITVDGVDVVPAVHEVLGRMAEFAERIRSGRWIGHTGKPIRTIVNIGIGGSDLGPVMAYEALRHYSHRDLTFRFVSNVDGTDFAEATRDLDPAETLFIVSSKTFTTLETMTNAQTARDWLLDALGDRSAVAKHFAAVSTNADAVSEFGIDVMNMFGFWDWVGGRYSMDSAIGLSTMIAIGPDAFGELLAGFHELDEHFRTAPFEANLPVLLGLLTVWYADFFDAQTQAVLPYDQYLKRFPAYLQQLTMESNGKHVTLAGETVDYATGPVYWGEPGTNGQHSFYQLIHQGTLLIPVDFLGFAQSLNPLGEHHDLLTANVFAQGEALAFGKTAEQVRDEGTDADLVPHRVFEGNRPSNTLLLDRLTPHALGTLVALYEHSVFTQGTIWSVNSFDQWGVELGKVLAKKVAGELSAADDPDLAHDSSTNALITRYRAARRSAKES; encoded by the coding sequence ATGGCACGTCACATGACCACTCCCGCTCCGTTGACCGAACGACCCGCCTGGGCCGCGCTACGGGCCCATCACGCCGAGGTGGGCGGCCGCCACCTGCGCGAGCTGTTCGCCGACGATCCGGACCGGGGGACCCGGCTCACCCTGGAGGCCGCGGGCATCTACCTCGACTACTCCAAGAACCGGATCACCGACGAGACCCTCCGGCTGCTGCTGCAGCTCGCCGAGGAGTCCGGGCTGCGCGAGCGCATCGATGCGATGTTCGCCGGCGAGAAGATCAACACCACCGAGGACCGTGCGGTGCTGCACGTCGCGCTGCGCGCCCCGTCCGGTACGCGCATCACGGTCGACGGCGTCGACGTCGTCCCCGCCGTGCACGAGGTGCTCGGTCGGATGGCCGAGTTCGCCGAGCGCATCCGCTCCGGTCGCTGGATCGGGCACACCGGCAAGCCCATCCGCACCATCGTCAACATCGGTATCGGGGGTTCCGACCTCGGTCCGGTCATGGCGTACGAGGCGCTGCGGCACTACTCCCACCGCGACCTCACGTTCCGCTTCGTGTCGAACGTCGACGGCACCGACTTCGCCGAGGCCACCCGCGACCTCGACCCCGCCGAGACGCTGTTCATCGTGTCGTCCAAGACCTTCACCACCCTCGAGACGATGACGAACGCGCAGACCGCTCGCGACTGGCTGCTCGACGCGCTCGGCGACCGGTCCGCGGTGGCGAAGCACTTCGCCGCGGTGTCGACCAACGCCGACGCCGTCAGCGAGTTCGGCATCGACGTCATGAACATGTTCGGCTTCTGGGACTGGGTCGGCGGCCGGTACTCGATGGACTCCGCGATCGGGCTGTCGACGATGATCGCCATCGGGCCGGACGCGTTCGGCGAGCTGCTCGCGGGCTTCCACGAGCTGGACGAGCACTTCCGCACCGCCCCGTTCGAGGCCAACCTGCCGGTGCTGCTCGGCCTGCTCACCGTCTGGTACGCGGACTTCTTCGATGCGCAGACGCAGGCCGTGCTGCCCTACGACCAGTACCTCAAGCGGTTCCCGGCCTACCTGCAGCAGCTGACGATGGAGTCCAACGGCAAGCACGTCACCCTGGCCGGCGAGACCGTCGACTACGCCACCGGCCCGGTGTACTGGGGGGAGCCGGGGACGAACGGCCAGCACAGCTTCTACCAGCTCATCCACCAGGGCACGCTGCTCATCCCGGTGGACTTCCTCGGCTTCGCGCAGTCGCTCAACCCGCTGGGCGAGCACCACGACCTGCTCACCGCCAACGTCTTCGCTCAGGGCGAGGCGTTGGCGTTCGGCAAGACCGCCGAGCAGGTGCGCGACGAGGGCACCGACGCCGACCTCGTCCCCCATCGCGTGTTCGAGGGCAACCGGCCGTCCAACACGCTGCTGCTCGACCGGCTGACGCCCCACGCGCTCGGTACGCTCGTCGCTCTCTACGAGCACAGCGTGTTCACGCAGGGGACCATCTGGTCGGTGAACAGTTTCGACCAGTGGGGTGTCGAGCTGGGCAAGGTGCTCGCCAAGAAGGTGGCCGGCGAGCTGTCGGCCGCCGACGACCCCGACCTCGCGCACGACAGCTCCACCAACGCCCTGATCACCCGTTACCGCGCCGCGCGCCGGTCCGCCAAGGAGTCCTGA
- the gnd gene encoding phosphogluconate dehydrogenase (NAD(+)-dependent, decarboxylating), translating to MQLGMIGLGRMGANIVRRIMRDGHTAVAYDTNADTVKQLSDDGAAGAESLEDFVAKLDKPRVAWVMIPAGITDKVVEQLAELLDEDDIIINGGNSNYREDFDRAAALAERGIHYLDVGTSGGVWGLDRGYCLMIGGSDEAFAHCEPLFASIAPGVGDIDRTPGRKGDPAPEEQGYLHCGPAGSGHFVKMVHNGIEYGMMAAYAEGLNVLHKANAGKKEKTHSAEETPLDQPQYYQYDIDIAKVSEVWRRGSVVASWLLDLTAGALNGNPNLDGIAGRVSDSGEGRWTIKAGIDEGVPTPVLAASLFARFSSRGEAVYADKLLSAMRQAFGGHVELPTGE from the coding sequence ATGCAACTGGGAATGATCGGCCTCGGCCGCATGGGTGCCAACATCGTGCGCCGCATCATGCGCGACGGTCACACCGCGGTCGCCTACGACACCAACGCCGACACCGTGAAGCAGCTCTCCGACGACGGCGCGGCCGGCGCCGAGTCGCTCGAGGACTTCGTCGCCAAGCTGGACAAGCCCCGCGTCGCGTGGGTGATGATCCCCGCCGGCATCACCGACAAGGTCGTCGAACAGCTGGCCGAGCTGCTCGACGAGGACGACATCATCATCAACGGTGGGAACTCCAACTACCGCGAGGACTTCGACCGCGCGGCGGCCCTGGCCGAGCGGGGGATCCACTACCTCGACGTCGGCACGAGCGGCGGCGTGTGGGGTCTCGACCGCGGCTACTGCCTGATGATCGGCGGCTCCGACGAGGCGTTCGCGCACTGCGAGCCGCTCTTCGCCAGCATCGCCCCGGGGGTCGGCGACATCGACCGCACCCCCGGCCGCAAGGGCGACCCGGCTCCGGAGGAGCAGGGCTACCTGCACTGCGGGCCGGCGGGCTCCGGGCACTTCGTGAAGATGGTCCACAACGGCATCGAGTACGGGATGATGGCCGCGTACGCCGAGGGGCTCAACGTCCTGCACAAGGCGAACGCCGGCAAGAAGGAGAAGACGCACTCGGCCGAGGAGACCCCGCTCGACCAGCCGCAGTACTACCAGTACGACATCGACATCGCGAAGGTGTCCGAGGTGTGGCGTCGCGGGTCGGTCGTGGCGTCGTGGCTGTTGGACCTCACCGCCGGCGCGCTCAACGGCAACCCGAACCTCGACGGCATCGCCGGGCGCGTGTCCGACTCCGGCGAGGGGCGCTGGACGATCAAGGCCGGCATCGACGAGGGCGTCCCGACCCCGGTGCTCGCGGCGTCGCTGTTCGCCCGGTTCTCCAGCCGTGGCGAGGCCGTGTACGCCGACAAGCTGCTCTCGGCCATGCGGCAGGCCTTCGGCGGCCACGTGGAGCTGCCGACCGGCGAGTGA
- the gndA gene encoding NADP-dependent phosphogluconate dehydrogenase, translating to MSTEPSATIGVTGLAVMGRNLARNLARNGHTVALHNRTHARTESLVAEHGDEGTFVPSERLEDFVASIEQPRAIIVMVKAGAPTDAVIDELVPLLDEGDIIVDCGNAHYADTRRREQQLSDKGIHFVGCGVSGGEEGALNGPSIMPGGSRHAWDRLGPIFRSIAAEVDGEPCCVHVGPDGAGHFVKMVHNGIEYADMQLIAEAYDLLREGLGATPAEIADIFRTWNEGDLESFLIEITAVVLAQEDADTGTPFVDVVVDQAEQKGTGRWTVQSALDLGVPITGIAEATFARALSSHAEQRGPARDAFGTETGELDASDRDEYIENVRLALYASKVVAYAQGFDQIKAGSVEYDWDVDPGAMAMIWRGGCIIRARFLDRIHDAYTDDPDLPSLLVAPYFADAVRNGLDAWRQVVSQASLAGIPVPAFASSLSYFDGLRRERLPAALIQGLRDNFGAHTYRRIDRDGMFHIEWAGDALQHDA from the coding sequence ATGAGCACCGAACCATCAGCCACGATCGGCGTCACCGGCCTCGCGGTGATGGGCCGCAACCTGGCCCGCAACCTGGCCCGCAACGGGCACACCGTCGCGCTGCACAACCGCACCCATGCCCGTACCGAGTCGCTGGTGGCCGAGCACGGCGACGAGGGCACCTTCGTCCCCTCCGAGCGGCTCGAGGACTTCGTCGCCTCGATCGAGCAGCCCCGCGCGATCATCGTCATGGTCAAGGCCGGCGCTCCGACCGATGCCGTCATCGATGAGCTCGTCCCGCTGCTCGACGAGGGCGACATCATCGTCGACTGCGGCAACGCGCACTACGCCGACACCCGGCGCCGGGAGCAGCAGCTCAGCGACAAGGGCATCCACTTCGTCGGCTGCGGCGTCTCCGGCGGCGAGGAGGGCGCGCTGAACGGGCCGTCGATCATGCCCGGCGGCTCGCGGCACGCGTGGGACCGGCTCGGGCCGATCTTCCGCTCCATCGCCGCCGAGGTCGACGGCGAGCCGTGTTGCGTCCACGTCGGGCCGGACGGCGCCGGGCACTTCGTCAAGATGGTGCACAACGGCATCGAGTACGCCGACATGCAGTTGATCGCCGAGGCCTACGACTTGCTGCGCGAAGGCCTGGGCGCGACGCCGGCCGAGATCGCCGACATCTTCCGTACCTGGAACGAGGGCGACCTCGAGAGCTTCCTCATCGAGATCACCGCGGTCGTGCTGGCCCAGGAAGACGCCGACACGGGCACGCCGTTCGTCGACGTCGTCGTGGACCAGGCCGAGCAGAAGGGCACCGGCCGGTGGACGGTGCAGAGCGCGCTCGATCTCGGCGTGCCCATCACCGGCATCGCCGAGGCCACCTTCGCCCGTGCCCTGTCGTCGCACGCCGAGCAGCGCGGGCCCGCCCGGGACGCGTTCGGCACCGAGACCGGCGAACTCGACGCGTCCGACCGCGACGAGTACATCGAGAACGTCCGGCTGGCGCTCTACGCCTCGAAGGTGGTCGCCTACGCACAGGGCTTCGACCAGATCAAGGCCGGCAGCGTCGAGTACGACTGGGACGTCGACCCCGGTGCCATGGCGATGATCTGGCGGGGCGGCTGCATCATCCGGGCCCGGTTCCTCGATCGCATCCACGACGCCTACACCGACGACCCCGACCTGCCCAGCCTGCTCGTGGCGCCCTACTTCGCCGACGCGGTCCGCAACGGGCTGGACGCCTGGCGCCAGGTGGTCTCGCAGGCCTCGCTCGCGGGCATTCCGGTCCCGGCCTTCGCCTCGTCGCTGTCCTACTTCGACGGGCTGCGTCGCGAACGGCTGCCGGCCGCCCTCATCCAGGGCCTGCGTGACAACTTCGGCGCCCACACCTATCGCCGCATCGACCGCGACGGCATGTTCCACATCGAGTGGGCCGGCGACGCGCTGCAGCACGACGCCTGA
- a CDS encoding DUF1800 domain-containing protein, with protein MTARVYPTIAAAVKAAKRTAVAPLAWDPVDHLLSRFSFGSTTSSRSYVTKRGPDAWYDLMVSRARSYPGYSGHPAVAAQGPLLGMTPYDLRQWLKSNNREYGWDAMDQLTRVTLGLQAWSGSQLAEVLVDFFSNHLNVPNHNGDVWVTRHAYDRDVVRKYATGSFTNMLLASSKHPAMLTYLSLKDSTKGAVNENYGRELLELHTVGLRYSENDVKNAARLLTGRTLTNSFHYVFDDYVHPTGKVTVLGFTHANSNAAAGEKAGDDLLRYLASHPYTAQNLARKMCVRFVSDSPSTDLVNAVAKAYLDGRTQILPMVSTILRSVEFWQSRGKKVRRPAENLLATVRVLGIGASSWKDALNTLTWVSGGMGHTPLEWAAPNGYPDVAAAWRSPGALLKTWEQHVALTGGWWGGLTKPDVAALYGDAKTSGEAIAAMAKRLTGTTWTADHLAAVQTVAGEPAATAIGRSRLSWLGYYVAAVILDGPHHALR; from the coding sequence ATGACCGCCCGCGTCTACCCCACGATCGCGGCCGCCGTGAAGGCCGCGAAACGCACCGCCGTCGCGCCGCTGGCCTGGGACCCGGTCGACCACCTCCTGTCGCGCTTCTCCTTCGGCTCGACCACGTCGTCGCGCTCGTACGTCACCAAGCGCGGCCCCGACGCCTGGTACGACCTGATGGTCTCGCGGGCCCGCAGCTACCCCGGCTACTCCGGCCACCCGGCCGTCGCCGCCCAGGGGCCGCTCCTGGGCATGACCCCCTACGACCTGCGGCAGTGGCTCAAGAGCAACAACCGCGAGTACGGCTGGGACGCGATGGACCAGCTCACCCGCGTCACGCTGGGGCTGCAGGCCTGGAGCGGGTCGCAGCTCGCCGAGGTGCTGGTCGACTTCTTCAGCAACCACCTCAACGTGCCGAACCACAACGGCGACGTCTGGGTCACCCGCCACGCCTACGACCGCGACGTCGTCCGCAAGTACGCGACCGGCTCGTTCACCAACATGCTGCTCGCCTCGTCCAAGCACCCGGCGATGCTGACCTACCTGAGCCTCAAGGACTCGACCAAGGGTGCGGTCAACGAGAACTACGGCCGCGAGCTGCTCGAACTGCACACGGTGGGGCTGCGCTACAGCGAGAACGACGTCAAGAACGCCGCACGCCTGCTCACCGGACGGACGCTGACCAACAGCTTCCACTACGTCTTCGACGACTACGTGCATCCCACCGGCAAGGTGACGGTGCTGGGCTTCACCCACGCCAACAGCAACGCGGCGGCGGGGGAGAAGGCGGGCGACGACCTGCTGCGCTACCTCGCGTCGCACCCGTACACGGCGCAGAACCTCGCCCGCAAGATGTGCGTCCGCTTCGTCTCGGACTCGCCGTCGACCGACCTCGTCAACGCCGTGGCCAAGGCCTATCTCGACGGCCGGACGCAGATCCTGCCGATGGTGTCGACGATCCTGCGTTCGGTCGAGTTCTGGCAGAGCCGCGGCAAGAAGGTGCGCCGCCCCGCCGAGAACCTGCTCGCGACCGTGCGTGTGCTGGGCATCGGCGCGAGCAGCTGGAAGGACGCGCTCAACACGCTGACCTGGGTCAGCGGCGGCATGGGCCATACGCCGCTGGAGTGGGCGGCCCCCAACGGCTACCCGGACGTCGCGGCCGCCTGGCGCTCGCCCGGCGCGCTGCTCAAGACGTGGGAGCAGCACGTGGCGCTCACCGGCGGCTGGTGGGGCGGCCTGACCAAGCCCGACGTCGCCGCGCTCTACGGCGACGCGAAGACCAGCGGCGAGGCCATCGCCGCAATGGCCAAGCGGCTCACCGGCACGACGTGGACGGCCGACCACCTCGCCGCCGTGCAGACGGTCGCCGGCGAGCCCGCCGCGACCGCGATCGGCCGGTCGCGCCTCAGCTGGCTCGGCTACTACGTCGCCGCCGTCATCCTCGACGGCCCCCACCACGCGCTGCGTTGA